In one Colletotrichum destructivum chromosome 2, complete sequence genomic region, the following are encoded:
- a CDS encoding Putative Acyl transferase domain superfamily, Acyl transferase/acyl hydrolase/lysophospholipase, whose protein sequence is MLAVGLSWDGASGLCARPEYVGRISVAAANSPTSVTLSGDADVIDQVEAHLTAEGTFARKLKVDMAYHSRHMEACAPAYLASLRSCGIQVQQPDPVGCVWVSSVRGDVDSVLADVEKDDNDNNDANDDDDDDDDDDDGSRLGVVRDQYWVDNLTNPVLFEPAVECALWRAGPFDAVVEVGPHPALKGPATNIFKASLGASLPYVSVMQRGHDEVEAFSSGLGYLWEHLGSAVPIDFDGYRRAFYAFDGVAGAGVEAGAGARTPRLVKSLPAYRWDHSKVHWRESRLSRNFRLADRPYHGLLGRRTPDSTPGRMR, encoded by the coding sequence ATGCTGGCTGTTGGGTTGTCTTGGGACGGCGCAAGCGGGCTCTGTGCGAGACCCGAGTACGTCGGGCGCATCAGCGTCGCGGCCGCCAACTCTCCCACCAGCGTCACGCTCTCTGGAGACGCCGACGTTATCGACCAAGTCGAGGCGCACCTGACAGCCGAAGGCACCTTCGCCAGAAAGCTAAAGGTCGACATGGCATACCATTCGCGCCACATGGAGGCCTGCGCGCCCGCCTATCTCGCATCATTGCGGTCGTGTGGCATCCAGGTCCAACAACCTGATCCTGTTGGCTGTGTCTGGGTGTCGAGCGTGCGTGGCGATGTAGATTCGGTACTCGCTGATGTCGAAAAGGACGACAATGACAACAAtgacgccaacgacgacgacgacgacgacgacgacgacgacgacggcagcaggTTGGGAGTAGTGAGAGACCAGTACTGGGTTGACAATCTCACCAACCCGGTGCTGTTCGAACCCGCCGTCGAGTGCGCCTTGTGGCGCGCCGGGCCCTTTGATGccgtggtcgaggtcggACCGCACCCGGCGCTCAAAGGACCCGCCACGAATATCTTTAAGGCATCCTTGGGTGCCTCACTCCCCTACGTCAGCGTCATGCAGCGCGGgcacgacgaggtcgaggccttCTCCAGTGGTCTCGGCTATCTCTGGGAGCACCTCGGATCCGCGGTCCCTATTGACTTTGACGGCTACCGCCGCGCCTTTTATGCCTTTGACGGAGTAGCCGGGGCCGGAGtcgaggccggggccggAGCCAGAACGCCGCGGCTAGTCAAGAGCCTGCCGGCCTACCGCTGGGACCACTCGAAGGTGCACTGGCGAGAGTCGAGACTCTCGCGCAActtccgcctcgccgaccgGCCATACCATGGCCTGCTGGGCCGTAGAACGCCCGACAGCACGCCGGGCCGTATGCGCTGA
- a CDS encoding Putative Condensation domain, phosphopantetheine binding ACP domain, methyltransferase type 12, whose product MPWVKGHVFQGQVVLPGTSYISAITAAVKALAGASPVRLVELCDVVLHRAVVLRENNPCEFMTDLHLVLKGPHLLSAEFSFSAAQSDSDATPEMTCSGRLEVHLGRDEDEDGAEQGEALLPSPSQPPPNLSPVDVELFYLSLKKVGLAFSGLFRGTKSAQRSLGYASTSASWDDADDGIVEGVTMRAMADHASSADGGCVLFSHVKWDSDLSTGVDKVVLEKETPEQVDGDGDDGHLGDAMGRTALYYYRTMLKELSPGEISSSTWHHRMFVQSAQHWVDEVGAGRHPTVKSEWLDDTKEVVWQGSQRFQDRIDMVLMRAVGENLTSIIRGEKQPLEVMMEDDMLTRFYVDGHGLGLMNDHIARAVGQVAHRYPRANILEIGAGTGGTTQKVLRTVGNAYGHYTFTDVSPGFFERAADRFSDQVRRRRMTFQVLDIEKDIVSQGFPEGAYDVIVAANVLHATKHLQDTMRQVRRLLKPGEYLVMMEITGDLLLGDEGRKWAPGIPSAQWDDLLRRTGFSGVDHIASDSPVPQHHYLSMLVAQAVDDRVDLLRRPLSNLATLPPLADVAKLLIIGGDTPAVARLARGLKSALAPWSGTTIEITSSLDRLAVGSLYEERVSAISLTELDQPLFGHDNFMTATRLQSLQTFLQRARSVLWVTAGCRGPNPQANMFAGIARAVRAEQRDINLQLLDITWTPKDEGSNPTVAIAEAFVRLAVAGQRGFVDASDRQPMLWTTETEPALDAGSLLIPRLVPDDAINDQYNAAQRVIVRHIDAAGGAGADWDFEVESTDDGILSLTGLEHALSRCLMRARASSSNGPVVLMDVQLSVALLDPEHRHFLCYGSIIAAGSTPCNMSSAFAVTQSNASVALVHVDGAIPFTYGGDSPSGPSAPRYQASRLLEALAGQLVARSLAPRVPRRGSVLLYEPAETLVRAIAGCRLWRGRQVYCMTSSLQATALPKGWIPIDARALDSLVRQTIPGDVAAMIDFSAQEAGMKRDFRPCLPADCVVIRFEPAFLETDGEALGHAYADALGLVDSEAAAGSDREVRMVLRDALPGRQSSAAAYPSIIDWHAQDSHVRVGSTSTKVPVQVKPLSTTGIFSSSKTHLMVGLNGDLGQSICGFMARNGARHIAITSRGGDVNPEWLETMQRQGINVGVYGMDVTNKGSIRAALEQMRINVMPSVGGVANGALVLRDKLFLNMDADSFNDTLRPKVDGSRNLDELFGDELDYFVLFSSLATVAGNAGQSNYHAANMFMAAGLAANRRARGLPASVMHVGVFADAGYVTRQGRQLLEHLRKQFFMPTSESDAHQLFTEAVLASPPDSGLPSDICMGLEPFPDRPDDAELSRPSWVSDHRLSHFVLLRPDEDQQAAGSKGGVNDGKAPPLSQRIDGTGSAQEAEATLQDAFSAKLETLLQLDAGSINVHAPLLDLGFDFLLAVETRSWFLKEVSVDVPVLRLLGGETIHEICADAAAQYLSFRSTNGSDTGEGADTNASLTSKTDNSDGPVASSLSSSPSIATPPPTSSSTTSTRASLDLPSAQEDLKPEAPLLKDETEGGHDTHSGTNVQTQSRQLPEKRLRNTSRVERLSYLQSRLWYLGKALDDSAASNIAVCYTITGPLDVARLREALVNVVAHHPSLRTCFYTDDETGELTRGLLRQPLTSALLLKQVRAVTRADGVIDREFSALKKHEWDLEYGETFGATLVHVEDDDSYVAIFGYPLIVIDGVSWSIFLRDLGRAYSMQPLSRQAKLCIDAAAEQRRAVESMSGAMQESVSYWERLHTELPQALPFLPFASVTRRRPLRRYEVHKSIRNVDGHLVAKIKDVSRALRATPFHFYLATAQALFAKLLPDLAEICIGVFDANRPEDGSLADIIGYFVNVLPLRFRLDDKRQAPFAEMVRHTSTRELEARRHGHVPFDVILDRLNVLRDDSVSPLCQVAFNYRVGAMADVALGDCRLSLDNYSDVQNNRYDLSFGLFESAAGSYSVTVTCKSYLYSWDATEALIGAYVYLLDTLASDASRTLSEYTLSGAAIETLEGISLGEEQHKA is encoded by the exons ATGCCGTGGGTCAAGGGCCACGTGTTCCAGGGTCAGGTCGTACTTCCCGGCACATCCTACATCTCGGCGATCACAGCAGCCGTCAAGGCTCTCGCAGGCGCATCGCCTGTGAGGCTGGTCGAGTTGTGCGATGTCGTACTACACAGGGCTGTCGTGCTGCGGGAAAATAACCCTTGCGAGTTCATGACCGACCTGCACCTTGTGCTGAAGGGGCCGCATCTGCTCTCGGCCGagttctccttctcggcagcCCAGTCAGACTCGGACGCGACACCCGAGATGACCTGCAGTGGCCGCCTGGAGGTACACCTGGgccgggacgaggacgaggacggtgccgaacaaggagaagcgctgctgccgtcgccgagccaACCGCCGCCCAACCTCAGCCcagtcgacgtcgagcttTTCTACTTGTCTCTAAAGAAGGTTGGTTTGGCCTTTAGTGGACTCTTCCGCGGCACCAAGTCGGCCCAGAGGTCGCTTGGCTACGCCTCcacgtcggcgtcgtgggATGATGCggacgacggcatc GTGGAGGGCGTGACGATGCGGGCCATGGCCGACCATGCAAGTTCCGCCGATGGCGGCTGTGTGCTGTTCTCGCACGTCAAGTGGGACAGCGACTTGTCGACGGGCGTTGACAAGGTCGTTCTCGAGAAAGAAACACCCGAGCaagttgacggcgacggcgacgatggccatCTGGGTGATGCCATGGGCCGGACGGCGCTGTACTACTACCGCACGATGCTGAAGGAACTATCGCCCGGCGAGATCAGCAGTTCGACGTGGCATCACCGCATGTTCGTACAGTCGGCGCAGCACtgggtcgacgaggtcggcgcaGGACGCCACCCGACGGTCAAGAGCGAGTGGCTCGATGATACGAAAGAGGTCGTGTGGCAGGGCTCACAGCGGTTCCAGGACCGAATCGACATGGTTCTCATGCGAGCGGTGGGCGAGAATCTGACATCCATCATCCGTGGCGAGAAACAGCCGCTCGAGGTCATGATGGAGGACGACATGCTCACGCGCTTCTACGTCGACGGCCACGGGCTCGGCCTGATGAATGACCACATCGCTCGGGCGGTCGGCCAGGTTGCTCATCGCTACCCGCGGGCCAACATCCTCGAGATTGGCGCGGGCACCGGAGGCACGACGCAGAAGGTGCTGCGGACCGTCGGCAACGCCTACGGCCACTACACCTTTACAGACGTGTCACCGGGCTTCTTCGAGCGGGCGGCCGATAGGTTTTCGGACCAAGTCCGACGGCGCCGTATGACGTTCCAGGTGCTGGACATTGAAAAAGACATCGTGTCGCAGGGCTTCCCCGAAGGCGCCTACGACGTGATAGTGGCGGCCAACGTCCTACACGCGACGAAGCACCTGCAAGACACGATGCGCCAGGTGCGCCGTCTCCTGAAGCCGGGCGAGTACCTGGTCATGATGGAGATCACGGGCGACCTGCTGC tcggcgacgagggccgaAAGTGGGCCCCCGGCATCCCGTCCGCGCAGTGGGACGATCTGCTGCGGCGGACCGGCTTCTCGGGGGTTGACCACATCGCATCGGACAGCCCGGTACCCCAGCACCACTATTTGTCCATGCTGGTGgcgcaggccgtcgacgaccgcgtcgacctgctgcgccgtccGTTGTCAAACCTGGCCACGCTCCCGCCGCTGGCTgacgtcgccaagctgctgATCATCGGGGGCGACACGCCGGCCGTGGCCCGGCTGGCGCGAGGCTTGAAGAGCGCCCTCGCCCCATGGTCTGGCACGACCATCGAGATAACATCCAGTCTTGACCGGCTCGCCGTTGGCAGTCTGTACGAGGAGCGCGTGTCGGCCATCAGCCTCACCGAACTCGACCAGCCCCTTTTCGGCCACGACAATTtcatgacggcgacgagattGCAAAGCCTCCAGACCTTCCTGCAGAGGGCCCGGTCGGTCCTGTGGGTGACGGCGGGTTGCAGAGGGCCCAACCCGCAGGCCAACATGTTCGCCGGCATCGCGCGAGCCGTGCGGGCCGAGCAGCGCGACATTAACTTGCAGCTTCTGGATATCACATGGACCCCCAAGGACGAGGGCTCAAACCCCACTGTTGCTATTGCCGAGGCTTTTGTCCGTCTGGCAGTGGCCGGCCAGCGAGGGTTTGTCGACGCGTCGGATCGCCAGCCCATGCTGTGGACGACCGAGACCGAgcccgccctcgacgccggctcTTTACTGATCCCGCGCCTTGTCCCCGACGATGCCATAAACGACCAATACAATGCCGCGCAGCGAGTAATCGTCAGGCATATCGATGCGGCAGGAGGAGCAGGCGCAGACTGGGATTTCGAGGTCGAGAGCACCGATGACGGCATCTTGTCGCTAACTGGGCTCGAGCATGCTCTGTCACGTTGCTTGATGCGGGCTCGTGCTTCCAGCTCGAACGGACCGGTAGTCTTGATGGACGTACAGCTTTCTGTGGCACTCCTTGACCCGGAGCATCGACACTTTCTCTGCTACggctccatcatcgccgccgggtCGACCCCGTGTAACATGAGCAGCGCCTTTGCCGTGACCCAGTCCAACGCGTCTGTCGCACTTGTCCATGTCGATGGCGCGATCCCCTTCACTTATGGCGGCGATTCGCCATCTGGGCCATCGGCTCCTCGCTACCAAGCCAGCAGACTCCTTGAGGCTCTTGCTGGACAGCTCGTGGCACGCAGTCTCGCCCCACGAGTGCCCCGGCGTGGGTCTGTCCTGCTCTACGAGCCAGCCGAGACCTTGGTTCGAGCCATTGCAGGCTGCCGGTTGTGGAGAGGTCGCCAAGTCTACTGCATGACCTCTTCATTGCAGGCAACGGCCCTTCCGAAAGGCTGGATCCCGATCGATGCCCGCGCCCTCGACTCGTTGGTGCGACAGACAATACCGGGCGATGTCGCTGCCATGATTGACTTCTCGGCACAAGAAGCCGGCATGAAGCGGGATTTCCGGCCATGCCTACCTGCTGACTGTGTCGTGATCCGCTTCGAGCCGGCTTTCCTCGAGACAGATGGCGAGGCGCTGGGCCATGCATACGCcgacgcccttggcctcgttgacagcgaggccgccgccggctcggACCGTGAGGTGCGCATGGTTCTAAGAGACGCCCTTCCGGGACGCCAATCGTCTGCCGCAGCATATCCCTCCATCATCGACTGGCATGCGCAGGACAGTCACGTCAGGGTTGGAAGCACCAGCACCAAGGTCCCGGTCCAGGTGAAACCCTTGAGCACGACCGGCATCTTCTCGTCTTCGAAGACGCACCTTATGGTCGGCCTGAACGGTGATCTTGGACAGTCGATCTGCGGCTTCATGGCACGAAACGGAGCCCGTCACATCGCAATCACCagccgaggcggcgatgtGAATCCCGAGTGGCTCGAGACGATGCAGAGGCAAGGGATCAACGTCGGTGTGTATGGCATGGATGTCACTAACAAGGGAAGCATTCGTGCGGCCCTCGAGCAGATGCGCATTAACGTCATGCCGTCCGTCGGGGGCGTCGCCAACGGGGCGCTTGTCCTCCGCGACAAGCTGTTCCTGAACATGGACGCCGATAGCTTTAACGACACGCTGAGGCCCAAG GTGGATGGATCGCGGAACTTGGACGAGCTTTTCGGTGATGAGCTTGATTACTTTGTGTTGTTCTCATCACTGGCCACTGTTGCCGGCAATGCCGGCCAGTCCAACTACCACGCGGCCAACATGTTCATGGCCGCCGGGCTGGCTGCGAACCGGCGCGCAAGGGGTCTGCCGGCCTCGGTCATGCATGTGGGTgtcttcgccgacgccggctaCGTCACGCGCCAGGGCCGCCAGCTGCTGGAGCATCTCCGCAAGCAGTTCTTTATGCCGACCTCGGAATCCGACGCCCACCAGCTATTCACCGAAGCTGTTCTCGCCAGCCCTCCTGACTCCGGGTTGCCCTCCGACATCTGCATGGGCCTGGAGCCGTTTCCGGATCGCCCGGACGATGCCGAACTctcgaggccatcgtggGTTAGCGATCATCGACTGTCGCACTTCGTCTTGCTCCGGCCTGATGAAGACCAACAAGCAGCCGGCTCGAAGGGGGGGGTTAATGACGGCAAAGCCCCGCCCCTCAGTCAGAGAATAGACGGCACCGGGTCAGCacaggaggccgaggccacgcTGCAAGATGCCTTCTCGGCCAAGCTTGAGACCTTGTtgcagctcgacgccgggTCTATCAATGTGCACGCACCactcctcgacctcggcttTGACTTTCTGCTGGCGGTGGAAACGCGTTCATGGTTCCTAAAAGAGGTCTCGGTCGACGTTCCCGTCCTCCGCTTACTCGGAGGAGAAACGATCCACGAAATCTGCGCCGACGCGGCTGCCCAGTACCTCTCCTTCCGCAGCACCAACGGCTCGGACACAGGCGAGGGCGCGGATACCAACGCCAGTCTAACCAGCAAGACGGACAATTCCGATGGCCCAGTAGCTTCATCACTTAGCTCTTCGCCATCGATCGCAACCCCGCCCCCGACAAGCAGCTCAACAACGTCAACGCGTGCGTCTCTTGATTTGCCGAGTGCCCAAGAAGATCTGAAGCCAGAGGCACCTTTACTCAAGGACGAGACTGAGGGGGGTCATGATACGCATTCAGGCACCAATGTTCAGACGCAGTCTCGTCAACTCCCCGAGAAGCGATTGAGGAATACGTCCAGAGTCGAGAGGCTATCTTATCTGCAATCTAGGCTCTGGTACCTCGGAAAGGCTCTAGACGACTCGGCGGCTAGTAACATTGCCGTCTGCTACACCATCACGGGGCCGCTCGATGTTGCGAGGCTGCGCGAGGCACTCGTCAACGTCGTTGCCCATCACCCGTCACTGCGGACCTGTTTCTATACAGACGACGAAACGGGTGAGCTGACTCGGGGACTTTTGCGCCAACCGCTGACCTCCGCCCTGCTTCTCAAGCAAGTCCGAGCGGTCACGCGTGCTGACGGAGTCATCGATCGAGAGTTCAGCGCACTGAAGAAGCATGAGTGGGACCTGGAGTATGGTGAGACCTTCGGCGCCACGTTGGTGCACGTAGAGGACGATGATTCATACGTTGCCATCTTCGGCTACCCCCTCATCGTTATAGACGGCGTCAGCTGGTCCATATTTCTGCGTGACCTCGGTCGGGCGTATTCCATGCAGCCACTGAGCCGGCAGGCCAAGTTATGCATagacgcggcggccgagcAGAGGCGAGCTGTTGAGTCCATGTCGGGCGCCATGCAAGAAAGCGTGTCATACTGGGAAAGATTACATACAGAGCTGCCTCAAGCGTTGCCGTTCCTCCCTTTTGCTTCTGTTACACGTCGCCGGCCGTTGCGACGCTACGAGGTTCACAAAAGCATCCGGAATGTCGATGGCCATCTTGTGGCAAAGATCAAGGACGTCAGCAGGGCTCTACGCGCTACACCGTTCCACTTCTACCTCGCCACCGCGCAGGCCCTCTTTGCAAAGCTGCTtcccgacctcgccgagatctGCATCGGTGTCTTCGACGCCAATCGCCCCGAGGATGGCAGCCTCGCCGATATTATCGGCTACTTTGTCAACGTGCTGCCTCTGCGCTTCCGCCTGGACGACAAGCGACAAGCGCCCTTTGCCGAAATGGTTCGCCATACGTCAACGCGAGAACTCGAAGcgcgccgccatggccacgtCCCGTTTGACGTGATCCTAGACCGCCTCAACGTGCTGCGTGATGACTCCGTCAGCCCACTGTGCCAAGTCGCCTTCAACTACCGCGTTGGAGCCATGGCGGACGTGGCTCTGGGAGACTGCCGGCTGTCGTTGGACAACTATAGCGACGTTCAGAACAACCGTTACGATCTCAGTTTCGGCCTCTTCGAGTCCGCGGCCGGATCGTATTCGGTTACGGTCACTTGCAAGAGCTACCTGTACAGCTGGGACGCCACCGAGGCCCTGATAGGCGCGTATGTCTACTTGCTCGATACCTTGGCCTCGGACGCCTCGCGGACACTCTCCGAGTACACCTTGTCTGGAGCAGCGATCGAAACTCTGGAGGGCATCTCACTTGGCGAAGAGCAACACAAAGCTTAG
- a CDS encoding Putative oxoglutarate/iron-dependent dioxygenase, non-hem dioxygenase domain-containing protein produces MESACEGPNQGDIADLSVLSIQKLLSNDPEEAIRLFSACPKWGFFYVDLASNATELYRASTDHLQGFAVQYFNQPLEEKMQDTNEAWETFNICGYKPRSLDTGNVEGKKDGCEGLRLPADVILLRETPLQFPRGAEMHRDQTGTFIEQSYAIAILILSRLSDNLGLTGASRLENLHRADRPSTSTAVLQHYPFEGDLPADTSTGHFTHTDTGSVTILFNTEWGLQVCSPYSEEWKYVPPAKGTRAIVNIGDTVKFLTAGRLKSCLHRVVPYLDRWTRGSRYAIISFLRANNDVEFEDIEDRRGNAKDWLNRKFLNYRSPHEVQKQNPMATGRLGFVGLWRPGTTAY; encoded by the exons ATGGAGTCGGCTTGCGAGGGCCCTAACCAGGGCGACATAGCTGATCTCAGCGTCCTCAGCATCCAGAAGTTGCTTAGCAATGACCCTGAGGAAGCAATCAGACTGTTTTCTGCCTGTCCAAAATGGGGCTTCTTTTATGTTGACTTGGCCTCCAACGCGACTGAGCTATACCGGGCATCAACCGACCATCTTCAGGGGTTCGCCGTCCAGTATTTCAACCAGCCcttggaggagaagatgcAGGATACCAACGAGGCTTGGGAAACATTCAACATCTGCGG TTACAAACCACGAAGCCTTGATACTGGCAATGTGGAAGGCAAGAAAGATGGATGCGAAGGCCTCAGG CTGCCAGCCGACGTCATCCTGCTTCGAGAAACTCCTTTACAGTTTCCTCGTGGCGCCGAAATGCACCGAGACCAGACGGGCACCTTCATTGAGCAGTCATACGCCATTGCAATCTTGATTTTGAGCCGGCTATCAGATAACCTGGGTCTAACGGGTGCTTCGCGGCTAGAAAATCTTCACAGAGCAGACCGGCCGTCCACGTCGACCGCCGTTTTGCAACACTATCCATTTGAAGGAGACCTGCCAGCAGACACGAGCACCGGTCACTTTACACATACAGACACGGGCAGCGTGACGATTCTTTTCAACACGGAATGGGGCCTGCAAGTCTGCAGCCCTTACAGCGAGGAGTGGAAGTACGTGCCGCCAGCCAAAGGCACGCGTGCCATTGTAAACATTGGCGACACGGTCAAGTTCTTgacggccggccgcctcAAATCCTGCCTGCATCGAGTGGTGCCTTATCTCGACCGTTGGACGCGCGGCTCGCGCTACGCAATCATTTCCTTCCTCCGGGCCAACAACGATGTCGAGTTCGAAGATATCGAGGACCGGAGGGGGAACGCCAAAGATTGGCTCAACAGGAAATTCCTGAACTATCGGTCACCCCACGAAGTGCAGAAACAGAACCCGATGGCTACTGGTAGACTTGGATTTGTTGGACTTTGGAGACCAGGAACGACTGCCTATTAG
- a CDS encoding Putative major facilitator superfamily, MFS transporter superfamily: protein MSRDKTDIAERSTVERGPEEEWEKSGVEGGGLRDTNIVDFDGPNDPEHPLNWSTTRKTTSIVIVSLTALLSPVGSTISAAAAADIMQHFDTSDEMLGTLVTTIYLLGYAFGPMVIAPLSELYGRAIVFRSCTLLFVVFNVACAVANSFGSLVVYRLLAGIAGSCAGTLGASSIADMIAREKRGTVMSAYIMGPTLGPTIGPIIGGNLTAAAGWRWGFWLMAIASGVMAVFVVLFLHESYPYVILKRKTAKLRRTTGNHNLRSALDTSKTPGQLFAFSILRPFKMLVSPIVFLMSAYAATVFSYAYLCFTTFPRIFKDQYCFGSGASGLTSIGIGVGFIVGLLFVGAVSDRWSAHLTKGNGGVAKPEYRLPTLVVGAVFVPVGLFWYGWSAEYKAHWIVPIIGTAFTGIGIVTAYKTTATYLIDAYTVFSASVMAASAILRCLFGALLLLAGSAMFDALGVGWGNSVLGFISLAFLPLPFILFFYGERIRKSRLFKMDL, encoded by the exons ATGTCCCGGGACAAAACCGATATCGCCGAACGCTCCACCGTTGAGAGAGGCCCGGAGGAAGAAtgggagaagagcggcgtggaaggaggaggattaCGGGATACAAATATTGTGGACTTTGACGGCCCCAACGACCCAGAGCACCCACTGAACTGGTCGACGAccaggaagacgacgtccATTGTCATCGTTTCTCTGACCGCACTACTCTC GCCTGTAGGGTCAACCAtcagcgcggcggcggcggccgatATCATGCAGCATTTTGACACATCGGATGAGATGCTGGGGACACTCGTGACTACCATCTACCTGCTTGGATACGCCTTCGGCCCAATGGTCATCGCGCCGCTGTCGGAACTGTACGGACGGGCCATCGTGTTCCGGTCTTGTACTCTCCTGTTCGTCGTCTTTAACGTCGCGTGCGCGGTAGCGAACAGCTTCGGCTCCCTGGTGGTTTACCGCCTGCTGGCGGGCATCGCCGGGTCGTGCGCGGGAACGCTGGGCGCCAGTTCTATCGCAGACATGATCGCGCGCGAGAAGCGCGGGACCGTCATGTCTGCGTACATCATGGGCCCAACCTTGGGCCCGACCATCGGGCCCATCATCGGCGGAAATTTAACGGCGGCCGCAGGCTGGCGATGGGGTTTCTGGCTCATGGCCATTGCCTCAGGTGTCATGGCTGTCTTCGTTGTCCTCTTTCTACACGAGTCGTATCCATACGTGATTCTGAAGAGAAAAACGGCAAAGTTGCGCCGAACCACCGGGAACCATAACCTGCGGTCGGCCTTGGATACAAGCAAAACCCCCGGCCAGTTATTCGCGTTCTCTATACTGCGCCCTTTCAAGATGCTAGTCTCACCCATCGTTTTCTTGATGTCGGCCTACGCCGCCACCGTTTTCAGCTATGCCTACCTCTGCTTCACAACTTTCCCCCGCATTTTCAAGGACCAATACTGCTTCGGCAGCGGAGCGTCCGGCCTAACCAGCATTGGGATTGGAGTCGGTTTTATCGTGGGTCTTTTGTTTGTCGGCGCTGTCTCTGATCGTTGGTCCGCCCACCTAACAAAAGGAAACGGTGGCGTGGCCAAGCCTGAGTATCGACTGCCCACATTGGTTGTCGGCGCTGTTTTCGTGCCCGTCGGCCTTTTTTGGTACGGCTGGTCAGCAGAGTACAAGGCCCATTGGATCGTTCCCATTATCGGAACCGCCTTCACTGGTATCGGCATTGTGACTGCATAT AAAACCACCGCAACATATCTCATCGATGCATACACGGTTTTTTCCGCCTCAGTCATGGCCGCAAGTGCCATCCTCCGCTGTCTCTTCGGTGCCCTGCTGCTTTTGGCTGGTAGCGCCATGTTCGACGCCCTAGGAGTAGGCTGGGGTAACTCAGTTCTTGGGTTCATATCTCTTGCTTTTCTTCCCCTGCCGTTCATCCTTTTCTTTTACGGTGAAAGAATCCGCAAGTCACGACTTTTCAAAATGGATCTTTAG
- a CDS encoding Putative Ecp2 effector protein — translation MFAAKITSIALMAILSNVAVAGPTNPVAVRQETHIDTSDWVPVKFQGKILKYNPAALNTSVVIHNPPGSDGGDMSTAVITNDCCGGSSFSGTASPWPTQGDCAVIRDWAYTLNTYWSIWTNTPDYHGVIVYGTCVFGAGTRNVYDTYVGSSDMADLVRDGINRFANNGLVGAAGEMGCENSCTQSGCPFSGRSSVFWKLQRA, via the exons ATGTTCGCAGCAAAGATCACCTCCATTGCCCTCATGGCCATTCTCAGCAACGTCGCCGTGGCTGGGCCGACGAACCCCGTGGCAGTTCGCCAGGAGACTCACATCGACACTAGCGACTGGGTGCCGGTCAAGTTCCAGGGCAAGATTCTGAAGTACAACCCGGCCGCCCTCAACACCTCCGTCGTCATCCATAACCCCCCGGGGTCCGACGGCGGTGATATGAGCACGGCGGTCATCACCAATGactgctgcggcggcagctcctTCTCTGGCACCGCGTCCCCTTGGCCGACCCAGGGCGACTGCGCCGTCATTCGCGATTGGGCCTACACCCTCAACACGTACTGGTCCATCTGGACGAACACCCCAGACTACCACGGCGTCATCGTCTACGGCACCTGCGTCTTCGGGGCTGGCACCAGGAACGTCTACGACACGTACGTCGGGTCGTCCGACATGGCTGACCTCGTGCGTGATGGCATTAACAGGTTTGCG AACAATGGTCTTGTCGGTGCCGCGGGGGAAATGGGATGCGAGAATTCGTGCACGCAGTCTGGCTGCCCGTTTTCAGGCCGGTCCAGTGTGTTTTGGAAACTCCAGCGTGCCTAG